In Candidatus Neomarinimicrobiota bacterium, the sequence TATGGCACATAAAAAAGGTGTAGGTAGTTCCAAAAATGGTCGCGATTCCAACGCTAAAAGGCTTGGGGTAAAAGTGTCTGATGGACAAAGTATCCTCGCTGGGGGAATCATCCTCAAACAACGTGGAACCAAATTTC encodes:
- the rpmA gene encoding 50S ribosomal protein L27, with protein sequence MAHKKGVGSSKNGRDSNAKRLGVKVSDGQSILAGGIILKQRGTKFHPGTNVSRAGDDTLFATSDGVVKFNRKGRDRKIVSVLNNG